The sequence GCCCACAGATCTTTTGTATTCCTGGCCGATAGCAATCTGAATCCTCACGCTGACAGTGGAGGCTGCAGATATCCTGCTGAATCCAGAGGGGGGGGAAAAGGCATTATTTATCATGAGGAGTGAAATCTCTGATGTTAATGTACTAGAAAATGATAAGCTGCAtgccatgtacacacacacactccacagaTGATGAAAGGTATGGCAAGAAGCAGATTTATTGAAAAACACAGATTTGACATAAAAAGCTACAATACAGGGCACAAATCTTGCACTGGAAGTATGAATATCATCAATAACATATCCCCGTTGTGGGACAAATAAAGAATTTCAGATTCTGAATATCATTCCTAACTTTTCTTCCACCAATCAATATGTCTGTACAAATGTATAATTGTGATTCTGGGCCTTAATTTGTACATAATATCTCCAATCTCAGCATTTTCCCCAAAAACTATAAATATTCACTGAGTTTCGATTCATGCACTCTTAGGACCTTCTTTAAATACCTTAATaagaaataaataagaaatgtCTTTGTTTTTCCCTCACAGATATATGTTTCATGTAAGGAAAGCATAGTGATCCAATGCCACGCAACTGCACCATTTCAAAGACTTCACAACTCCAAGCATCACACTGAATTTAGAAACAGCCTTTGAGCGAAATGGTAAGTGTAAAGGAAAAATGTATGAATGCTTCAGAGGAAATACTTCTCAAAATGTAAAGAATAAGAAAAAAGTGAGTCAGCAAAAAGTAGTGAAAGGGATTTGGGGaatgtagaaaataaaatagTGTACGTTATTCAGAAGAAATCCAGGAGTTGTGCTGGCGGAGAGAGATAACAAGTGTGTGTCTGAATGAAGAAGATAAGAGCATCATACCAATACAGTGGCCTTTCTCTGAGCGGCAGATTCCTCCTGTTCCTCTCCTCAGGAGTTCTACTGCAGGGGGATCTGAAGACAACACACACAGGATTAGTCTGCAAACAGCTGTCTGTGAATGCTGCTGTATTACTGCTGATTATTAGATTATTCAGTCTTTCGTGTGTTCTTATTGTATACGAGTAATAATTAGAGGGCATTTTTCCACTCAGAGATCAGGTTGGTGTGATGTTTCAACACTGCATATTCAACAGATAGTAATTCAAACTGTGCAAGTGTTCCTGGGTTTCCTGCAGATGCTTCACGTGCTAACTACTCTTATTCTGAAGGGAAATTAAGAACAGTTTCCTTCACACCAGGGGATTTTAGTGTATAGTTTGGTCAAAATAAAAACCCCTCTTGGAGTTTCTACAGATAGAATAACTTTTGTCAATAAGTACCAGAGTAACAAAACAGCGCTTTTAAATCGCCCAGTCGAgagtaaaatatgtatttttttcaaCACAGATCATATTTTGTGTGAACACAGTGTTAGTCAGTCATTTTCAGAGATGCTGAGTACCGTCACAACACAAATGGCTGTGGTTTCCATTCCAACTTTTAATAACAGTAGGGTTTGTTTTATGATTCAGCATGATGACTATCTTCTGATAAACTTCCCCATTTTCTAAGCACCCTGTGGTAACTTTTCATCACAACTCACTGTTGTTTTGAAATGTGTGAATTGTTCCTGTTGTTGAGATGCAGAGACAGTTAAAAAGCTGTAGAGCATCTTTACCTTAACTGACCTCTGATATAGTACGAtacggccagttgagaaatggATTGAAATCTGATATGAACAACATGTGTGTTCCATCAGATAAACCTAAGAACAAATCTGCTCTTGCAACATAtatggaaaataaatgttttgctctatgaaaatGTGCTGTTGTCCTGATGTTTTTTGAATGGTGTCCTGCATCTCTAAGAATCCCTCTTCAACACAAGGGGCAAACATCAATGGAATCAATGATGCACATTGACTCATTGAATCTATCAATGCTCTCATATATCAAAGACACGAGGCAGCATTTGCATGCCACATGGAGGAGATTCGGTTTCAGACAACCGTCAGCTCCGTCTGAGAGCAGGGCGGAGGGTTTGGTGTGGTCTGTCATCACCAACTGAAATCAGAGAGGGTTGGTAAAGCTGTGAAAGAAAATAACGTTCTGCACTCTGAGACTCGATAGCCGTTTGATAGAAATGCCACATTATAGGGTGTGGGGTTCTTTTCAAATCCACTGGGGGTCATTAAGCAGTTGGCAGCGCAGACATAACAGCACTTGAGCAGAGACAGGGTGTGTATGAAGGTGAGGACGGATTCCAACCTCCGCTGATGAAACTGTCCTCAGACAGTTATAAAGTGATTTGTAGAGAGAATTATGAGGCTGAGAAGACCCTACACGACCAATCTAAATGTCAGTGCACACTTCATGCAGAATGAGGAGGGAGGTGCGAAGTGTGAGGCTGCTGAGCTGATGATATACAACCAGTAAAGCAGGTGTAATCCTAAAATTGCTCTAATTTTTCCAACAACTCTCCTTGACGGATGGCTAAAAATGGTGTCCTTGTTGGACTCTACAGCACATTCCTCTGCTGTGGTGACATTACAGCAGAGAAGGAAGCAATACTCCAATGtttaacttgagtaaaagttccAAATATTAAATAGTTCGTTTTTTGGTTGATTTATATGTTTGTATTAGCTAATCACCTCTATCTGTAATTAAGATGTCAGAATGCAGTGGAAGTTGAGAATATTGGCTTCCAAATGAAGTTGAAGTATAGTTGCATAACATTTACTTAAATTcatctttgtttgttttgtgaaTTGTTCTTGTAAAGCAACTTTGAGTACCTagaaaagtgctttataaattatGTATTACTCTACTTAttattactaaaataaaatactcATGTAAAGTACAATTACTTCAAAATTGTACTTTACACTACTTGAGAATATGATATTTGTTACATTCCAACAACATTGTAACATATTCTGGGTAGGTGCACTTAATAATAGGATAATAATCATATTATCACTGACTGATGTGAAATCTATGTCTTATATATATGTTACTGTGCTTACTTTTTGAAGTGCATGTGATAGTGATGTGTTTTTCCTTTATGGTGTCTCTGTAATGAAGGCTGTAATTCAATTACATGTTTGTATATCAGGTTCTCAAAATGTTTCATAGTAAAGGTTAGTTCTTGGTTGGAAATTCATACTTCCTATTGCAAAAAAAATAAAGGAAATCTTAGTTTTTACAGAGTGCAAAAGTCACCAGAAATAAATTCAAGAATAAGTTAAACCTTATGACATTAAATAATTGTCACAGTGCCCACACAAACTTCTCTTATTTTGGTTCAACGTCTTTTTCGAAAGTGACAAAATATTGGACACGGTTGTTAGGGTACAACTTTCACAAAGTGACGCCCACTGTAGTTGGTTTTATAGTGGAACCTCTTTTGGAGACTCCTGCGTATTTAAACCCCGCCTCCGGGGGGGGTGGGTGGGCCAGCGTACCGACGGCAAGCCTATATATTGGTTTGCATTAAGACAATGGATAGccctgctgcacacacacaaacacacactggtTCTAACGTCTCTTTTCAACGACTGGTAAACATGGACCTAGACGTGAGTTTCTTTGTTTTTACTGTTTAAATTAAGATATGGCAGTTTGGTCGGTTTTGACTTGAAGCTGTTTTAGGAAAAAAGGTAAATCTAAATATATTGGATAATTTAGCACCCGTGTAAACAGGGGTGTAATTAACTAGTAATAGGCCTACTAATTGTATTGTTTtgtcattttaaataaacacttttattggttattatattatacattctaACTTTTTACACAACTTTAGAGAAGTAGCagataaaaaaaatatgttcaaCCATTTTTGCTAGAGGGTGTTTAGTGGGAAAATAATGTGaatatatttgatcattttcacCATTGTTAACAGTGATATTATATACTTTAAATACTTGTTGTATTCTTTTCTAATATCAAGAAAATACTTCGATTGGTAAAATGTATTACATTTTAAAGTGTTCAGACAACTTAGGAAACAAGCtgcacattttctttaaaagataCATTTATTGTTAACAACTAAATGTATATCAACTGTTTTCTAACTTTACTAttccttctttctttcagatggATGTGACCTATCAGATGTTTGAGAACAGTACTGACAACTTTTCAGAGTCTGGAGACTTTGAGTTTGGAGATGAGCCATGTGGCCGAGCCCTCAGCAGCAACTTCAGCAAGATCTTCCTGCCGACCGTTTACGGAATTATATTCGTCCTGGGAGTCATTGGCAATGGATTAGTGGTAGTTGTCATGGGCTACCAGAAAAAGGTCAAAACGATGACGGACAAGTACCGGCTCCATCTCTCCGTGGCTGACCTCCTGTTCGTCCTCACGCTGCCCTTCTGGGCCGTGGATGCAGCCAGCTCCTGGTACTTTGGCGGTTTCCTCTGTGTGTCAGTGCACACGATCTACACGGTGAACCTGTACAGCAGCGTGTTGATCTTGGCCTTCATCAGCCTGGACAGATACTTGGCAGTTGTGCGGGCCACCAACAGTCAAGCTACAAGGAAGCTTCTTGCGAGCAGAGTGATCTATGTGGGAGTGTGGCTGCCTGCTGCTGTGCTGACTGTACCTGACCTTGTGTTTGCCAGAGTGCGCACAGGGTCGTCCAACATCCACTTTTTCGACGATAGCATAGAGACTGCAGACTCCAGGATCATCTGCCAGCGCTTTTACCCGCAGGACTCCAACGTCATATGGACAGTTGTTTTCCGCTTTCAGCACATCCTGGTGGGCTTTGTTCTTCCCGGGCTGGTCATCCTCATCTGCTACTGCATCATCATCGCCAAGCTGTCGCAAGGCACCAAGGGCCAGGCGCTGAAGAAGAAAGCGCTGAAGACCACGGTCATCCTCATCCTTTGTTTTTTCACCTGCTGGCTGCCCTACTGTGTTGGTATCTTCCTGGACAACCTGATCATGCTGAACGTGGTGACTCCCTCCTGTTTGCTGCAACAAGCTGTGGAGAAGTGGATTTCTATCACAGAGGTGCTGGCTTACTTTCACTGCTGCTTAAACCCCATCCTCTATGCTTTCCTGGGAGTAAAGTTCAAGAAATCAGCCAAGAGTGCACTGACAGCCGGCAGCAGATCCAGTCAAAAGGTGACACTCATGACCAAAAAGAGAGGGCCAATTTCCTCAATATCCACTGAGTCGGAGTCCTCAAGCGTTTTGTCAAGTTAACAAAAAACTCTGTGACTTGAAACTCTCAGGAGGGAGAGAAAAACTAAGCTTTGATTTGAAAGAACTTACTACATTTTGtacaattgtaaaaaaaatagttgtttttttatacttttttaatAGTTTTGCCTTTTTTACTGCAATTgggtcttgtgttttttttatttgcatttatGCAACCTTTATGTTCCTCAGAAAAGACTGTGTTCGCAGGCAGGGCCTCATTTCCAGTCATGCAGCTTTACAATCGAGGTCCATTTTCCCCGTTTCCATCTTTACAATCTGTGCTGCTGTATCAAAGCTCAGGCATACAATGCCCTACTCTTTTTTCATGGATGGTAGCTGCTCTTGGAAACCTGTATATAGTTTGTAGCATTTGTGTGTTCGCACTTAAGTTGTGTGATTTTCTGAAAGCTATTATTTATTGCTGTCATTCACACTGGAAGTTttgtaataaaaaaagaaactgCATGCTGCTtttttatgtaaaaaataaaaaatccacTGCTGCATTAAGACTGTGTTGTCTGCATTTTCATCTCAAACCAACTCCTCTTTCCCTCAAGGCAGGGGTGGGGGGATGGGGTGTGTGTTGGAGGGAGGGGGTGGGTCTCTtaacacaaacacaaatgtCTACACCTGATCTGGCTAgaaagcaggaggaggactgagCAGGCAGGCCCTGTAATTGCAGGAACATCTGTGCACTTTTACATCTTAAGCAGCCATGACACAAAAGCTCAGAATTCTTGGTTATAATTAGCACCCATATGGCTCCTTAACAGAGTAAATAGCATGTTAAGTCCTCCTTTGACTAATTTTCTCTTCATTTTGCAAGATATACTGCCTCCTTTTTATTAGGCTTGTATACAAGTGTTATGCTTACTCTTTTTAAAAGAGCAGGTCAGTGGGTCGACTTAGCTATTTCCAAGTTAACAAAGCACAAAATAATAGTATTCAGGACTCGGGTTATATTTTCTAAATAGGCAGACACACAATCTTTGTTGAGCACTAATGCAATATATCATACGCAAAAAATCAGCCAAAATTACAAAGATGTCAAGATCAGGCATAAAAATAACAACTTTTGAGCACACATGCTGACATGTATCTTTCTGTGTGCTCTACTTTCTTAAATACAAACAAGAGATGATGTAATCTTGGTGAACTGGTGACGCGGTGATGTTCAAGTTTCAGACCAAAGGAAGCTGAAAACAAAAGATGTCAAGGAGAATTAAGTCGTCAAATGGCTGTTGTACAATGTAATGCCGGCATCCATTCAAGACTCCAATGGAGTGACATTTCCATTTCTTTACATGTAAAAAAGGTGTGAATTGCCCCCATCGGGCCACAAGGTTAAAGGGTATTTGTGGCTCTGGTCTCTCAGAGGGAAACGGGCGTAAAACAATAGGTACTGTTTTCAGTTGGAAATGTTCCCAGATAATTCAGAATTAGCATGAGAGTCGCACTGCCTCAGTCTCTACAGAGACAGAGCAGATTAACACATCAAGTGCTCAGATGCTGCTGCTTAGGTGCTGTTTACACGGGAACGAAATGGGTTGTACCCGCTACTTTTGTCTTTCGTTCACATGAGGCCCTATcggaaccgcggaaacggaGCCCTAAAAcgataacggagcgtccacactacagctccaaaaatagcttggagctgggcgtgtctggagcttggggattttattcaagcaacacggccaacaaccaatcacatgaatctcccgcccccgacatacaaagcaaaaaaccccggggattgtatgggttgtatgggagcaatatatatataaactccccaaacaggcgaaagcctaccagtttcccccactgtctctgccacctccctccatgcctggttcctccggtttgtatcccggtaggtgaagagggtctggtcatacaaaaccgggtgatttgctacggcgatagttagtttctcctccgactttttttgaaatatagaaatgaacggcgggatatctctcccagcttagacgcggtttgattggctacggcttcagctgtcagattttgggaaacgggatttgattggctggcgctggctactccggcgtctcaggtgacagaagttgaacattgttcaacttctgtcgcctgagacgcctgagacgcctcgctctgctacccacaattcagttcggcgaaaaagcgcggctacgtgacgtcaccccattgaaagtgaatgggcaga is a genomic window of Pseudochaenichthys georgianus chromosome 21, fPseGeo1.2, whole genome shotgun sequence containing:
- the LOC117466620 gene encoding C-X-C chemokine receptor type 4-like gives rise to the protein MDSPAAHTQTHTGSNVSFQRLVNMDLDMDVTYQMFENSTDNFSESGDFEFGDEPCGRALSSNFSKIFLPTVYGIIFVLGVIGNGLVVVVMGYQKKVKTMTDKYRLHLSVADLLFVLTLPFWAVDAASSWYFGGFLCVSVHTIYTVNLYSSVLILAFISLDRYLAVVRATNSQATRKLLASRVIYVGVWLPAAVLTVPDLVFARVRTGSSNIHFFDDSIETADSRIICQRFYPQDSNVIWTVVFRFQHILVGFVLPGLVILICYCIIIAKLSQGTKGQALKKKALKTTVILILCFFTCWLPYCVGIFLDNLIMLNVVTPSCLLQQAVEKWISITEVLAYFHCCLNPILYAFLGVKFKKSAKSALTAGSRSSQKVTLMTKKRGPISSISTESESSSVLSS